GTATTCTACAGCGATGAGGACATGGATTTCCCCATGGTCGTTAAGCCGAACGATCAGGGATCTACAGTGGGTTTCGGGATAGCGAACAATTCGGAAGAGCTCGATAAAGCCGCCGCAGCAGCTGCAAAATACTCCAACCACGTGATGGTTGAAAAGTATGTAGAGGGCAGGGAGCTTACCGTCGCAATCCTCGGCAAAGAGGCTCTGCCTATCGTGGAGATAAAACCGAAACACAAATCATACGATTACGAAAGTAAATATACGCCCGGTATGAGCGAGTACGTATGTCCCGCCGATCTTCCGGAACAAGTTGAAGTAAGAGTTCAATTAGCGGCGCTAAAAGCGTTTAACGCTCTTGGGTGCAGGCATTACGCGCGCATCGATTTTTTGATAGACAACGATGATAGGTTTTACTGTCTTGAGGTGAATACTCTCCCCGGCTTGACTAAAACCAGCTTAGTTCCCAAAGCGGCTAAAGCGGTGGGTATGAGCTTTAAAGATTTGGTTGAGACAATCGTCGAATTGGCTGATTAATCTGGCTATTTATAACCTCCGCGGACAGGAAGTAGCGTTCCTAATCAATGGAAATATGCCCGCAGGGATTCACCGAGTCAGTTGGGACGCATCGAACGTTTCCTCAGGAATTTATTTCTGCCGCCTATTAGCAAACGATTTCATCCGGACGAGGAATCCCGAACAAGTACGTGTAAATCATTGGTAATGGACGGTATACTTGTAGTAATTTTCCCTCCGGTTGAGATTCTTCATCCCGATAAATCGGGATTCAGAATGACACTGGTTAAATAATATCAGAGGCAGATTCCTTCCTATTGAATTCGGGTAAGCGGGTTCATATCTTTTAGGTCTGTTTTTACAAGGAGCTGCTAATATGACCCGGCAAAAAATTTATCGTTCTATCATATTATTTTTATCGCAATCAATCCTAACATCGTGTACGAAAGAATATGCAATGGTAGAGCAGTTTCCTGTCCGAAAAAGCGCAAACGAAGAATTAAATCTAATTGCGGAAGATTACGTGAAGGTTATGTTGGGCATGGATACCCATGAACGGGGGTACGTAGATGCATATTACGGTCCTCCCGAATGGAAAGAAAGCGTGGAAGCTTCGGGTGTGACCTTAGACGGCTTAAGGGCGGCATCAGAGGATCTCAGAGATAGAGTATTGAGGATAGACCTCACGGACGCAGAAGAAATCCTGGGGCTCCGGCGTCAATATTTAGCAAAGCAGCTTGAATCGGTAAGGGCGAGAATAGACATGGCAGGCGGTAAAAAGTTCACTTACGATGAAGAAGCAAAAGCTATATTTGACGCAAATCCGCCCGACTTACCGGAGAGTCATTTTATAGAAATAATAAATGAGATCGATGAGCTGCTGCCGGGAGAGGGCTCTGTTCAGAAGAGATTGACCGATTTTAACAAAGAATTTATCGTGCCTGATGACAGGGTTGATATTGTATTCGAGGAGGCTATAAGGGAAGCGAGAAGGAGAACGAGGGAGCATATAGAACTTCCGAAGGATGAGTTTTTCGAATTGGAGTATGTGACGGGAAAGTCCTGGACCGGATATAACTGGTACATGGGAAACAATAAGAGCCTGATTCAGCTAAACAGGGACGTTCCATTAACGATAGACCGGATAATAGACGTCGCCAGCCACGAAGGTTATCCGGGGCATCATACTTACAACGTGCTGTTGGAAAATTCGCTCGCAAAGGGCAGAGGGTGGGTTGAATTCACCGTCAATCCGCTCTATAGTTCACAATCGATGATATCCGAGGGAACCGCAGTTTTCGGCATTGAGGTTGCGTTTCCGGGGGATGAACGGTTGGAATATGAAAAGAAGGTCTTGTTTCCTCTCGCTGGTCTGGACTCGACAAGGGTGGAGGAGTATTACAAAATTTTCAATCTTACGGAAAAATTGGATTACGCTCGAAACGAAGCGGCGAGGGATTATCTTAACGGGGATATAAGCAGGGAAGAAGCGGAAGAGTACTTGATTAAGTACAGGTTATGGTCGCCGGAGAAATCAGCTCAGCGAGTACGGTTTATGGATGATTACGGAGCTTATGACCTGAACTATAACCTCGGAAAAGACATTGTCAGAAAATACATAGAGTCGCGGGGAGGAACTGCGGATAATCCTGAAAAACGTTGGGAAGAGTTCAAGCTTTTGCTCTCTTCGCCGCGACTTCCCTCGAGTTTGGGAATCACGGATTAAATCAGGGAGATCAAATTGATAATCAGAAAAATATTGATAACGCTTATAACAGCGTTTGCAGTTATGAACTGTTCGGCAACGAAAGAGTCTGAACGGGAAATTTCGGAAGATGCAGCGCGCGGTAAGTATGCGGAAGACCCGCATTCGTTCGCACGACCATGGGAAGCCGTGGTAACGCACCTCTCGCTTGATTTGACAGTAAACTTCGACGAAAAAATCCTGCATGGGAAGGCAAGTTTGTCGATAGAGGTCATGCCCGGCGTCCGGCAATTACATCTTGATGGGGGCGACCTCGTAATCGAAAGAGTAACTCTTGGAGAAAATGAAATCCCTGCCGAGTTTACGTTAGGAGAGGATATAGAACTTTTAGGTAGACCTTTAATCATTGAAATTCAATCTCAAACCGAGGCGGTAAATATATACTACTCTACCATTCCGCAATCAGGAGCGCTTGACTGGGTGGCGTCTGCTCAAACGGCTGGGGGAACACATCCGTTTTTATACACTCAATCACAGCCGATATTCGCGAGAAGGTGGATACCCCTGCAGGATACGCCGGCAGTGAGATTTACATATGATGCGAGAGTGACTGTTCCGCCTGAATTGATGGCTGTTATGAGCGCCGCTAACCCGACCCGGAAAAATCCTGAAGGAGTGTATGAATTCGTGATGCCTCAGGCGATACCCTCGTATCTCATGGCTATGGGTGTGGGGAATCTTGAATTCCGTGAGATGGGACGGAGGACCGGAATCTACGCCGAACCGGAGTTGATAGAAGCGGCCGCTTATGAGTTCGCCGATACCGAGGAGATGATGTTGAAGGTGGAAGAGATGTACGGTCCATACAGGTGGGAGAGATATGACCTTCTCGTACTTCCACCGAGTTTTCCGTGGGGCGGAATGGAGAACCCCAGACTCACTTTTCTCACTCCAACGGTCATAGTCGGGGACAGGTCACTTGTCTCTTTGATTGCGCATGAGCTCGCTCATTCATGGTCTGGCAACCTCGTTACGAATGCAAGCTGGGATGATATCTGGCTGAACGAAGGGTTTACCACATACCTTGAAGGGCGCATAATGGAGGAGGTTTTCGGGAGTGAATATGAACAGATGTTAAGCGTTCTTGCCAGGGGAAAACTGTTGAAAGAGATAAAAGAATTAGGTGTTGAGAGTCCTGATACACATTTAAAGCTTAATCTTAGCGGTAGGGATCCCGATGATGGATTCACCGATATCCCTTATTTGAAAGGGAAATTTTTTCTGATTACAATTGAAAGGGTCGTGGGAAGAGAAAAATGGGATGCTTTTTTGAAAACATATTTCGAAAAGTATGCCTTCAAGAGCATAACAACAGAAGATTTCATGGATTATCTCAACGCAAATTTGTTGTCGTCGGATAAGTCGATCGCGGACAGCGTCAACACTTCCGCGTGGGTCTATTCCCCCGGTATTCCGGGCAATTTCCCTCTTGTCAGGTCCGGAGAGCTTGAATCCGTAAATAGGAGCGCATCTATGTGGTCCGAAGGCGGAATGGCGGCTGATGTGAACACAGAGGGGTGGACGACCCATCACTGGCTTAAGTTCCTCAGATCGCTTCCGAGGGAGAACGAGATATCCCGCATGAAGGATTTGGATAACACGTTCGGATTAACTAAATCAGGTAACCCCGAGATACTCGTTGAGTGGCTGGTGATTTCAATCACGAGTAAGTACGAACCTGCTTACACTGTTTTAGAAAATTTTCTGTTGACAGTCGGCAGAAGAAAACTATTAAAACCCCTGTACACAAAAATGGCTGAAACACCCGAAGGTCTTGCGACTGCACAAGAAATTTATGAAAAAGCCAAGCCTATGTACCATCATTCGACAAAACTAACCATCGCAAAAATTCTCGGATTGGAAGAGATGCAATAATATTTTGGAGGAGTCATTAATGATCAATATTAACAAAAGGATGGTGGTTTTAACATCTACGGCAATTCTGATTCTTGCCGTCATCTCTTCTACGTTCTACGGAACGCTGAAAGATGAGGGAAGAGTGTCTTCGTCCATGATAGATGATGCCGCAAGCGTTATCGGATTAGAATTCACACGCTCGGAGAAGGATTCGATGGTAGAAGACCTGAATGACCTTTTAGACAGCTACGAGTCGCTGAGAGCGCTGAATTTACCCAATTCCCTGCCCCCGGCCATAGGATTTAATCCTGTTCTGCCCGGTATGGTTTCCGGAACTGAATCGCGAAATTTCAGGTATAACAGACCGGATAATGTCAAGAGACCTCAAAATCTCGAAGAGGTCGCCTTTTGGACCGTCGCAGAACTTGCCGAACTTATCAGAACACGCCAGGTAACGTCCGTGGAGCTCACGAACATGTATCTCGAGAGGCTCAGAAAATATGGGCCGATATTGGAGTGCGTAGTTACGCTGACAGATGAACTTGCCTTAGAACAGGCGAAGAAGGCTGATGCTGAGATTGAATCCGGTAACTATAAGGGCCCGCTGCATGGAATTCCCTGGGGCGCAAAAGACCTGTTAGCAACAAAGGGAATAAAAACCACCTGGGGGGGAACGCCCTACAAAGAGCAGATGTTCGACTATGACGCAGCGGTAGTAAAAAAATTAGAGGAAGCCGGAGCCGTGCTTGTCGCCAAATTGACGCTGGGGGCGTTAGCATGGGGGGACGTCTGGTACGGCGGTAAAACAAGGAATCCATGGAAATTGGAACAGGGTTCGAGCGGATCATCCGCCGGTCCCGGTGCGGCGACTGCAGCCGGACTGGTCGGCTTCTCCATCGGCTCCGAAACCTGGGGCTCGATAATTTCTCCAGCGACCCGGAACGGAACGACGGGGTTAAGACCGACGTTCGGTATGGTGAGCCGTCACGGCGCGATGGCGCTTTCATGGTCGATGGATAAACTCGGACCTATGACGCGCTCCGTCACCGATGCCGCACTCGTTTTTAACGCTATATATGGACCGGACGGCCTGGATCTATCCGTTGTG
This is a stretch of genomic DNA from Candidatus Neomarinimicrobiota bacterium. It encodes these proteins:
- a CDS encoding T9SS type A sorting domain-containing protein; translation: MRQSSNWLINLAIYNLRGQEVAFLINGNMPAGIHRVSWDASNVSSGIYFCRLLANDFIRTRNPEQVRVNHW
- a CDS encoding D-alanine--D-alanine ligase yields the protein MNIVVICGGFSTEREVSLASGSAVASALKELGHTVSLADPSLGKDQKPADSEVYETKPGRKPPSIGDYDYGKALEMFNSPALNEAEMAFIALHGTFGEDGTIQALLEAAGLKYTGSKLLASALAMDKDISKKMFQEAGIPVLDWTMVRDGKVFYSDEDMDFPMVVKPNDQGSTVGFGIANNSEELDKAAAAAAKYSNHVMVEKYVEGRELTVAILGKEALPIVEIKPKHKSYDYESKYTPGMSEYVCPADLPEQVEVRVQLAALKAFNALGCRHYARIDFLIDNDDRFYCLEVNTLPGLTKTSLVPKAAKAVGMSFKDLVETIVELAD
- a CDS encoding M1 family metallopeptidase produces the protein MNCSATKESEREISEDAARGKYAEDPHSFARPWEAVVTHLSLDLTVNFDEKILHGKASLSIEVMPGVRQLHLDGGDLVIERVTLGENEIPAEFTLGEDIELLGRPLIIEIQSQTEAVNIYYSTIPQSGALDWVASAQTAGGTHPFLYTQSQPIFARRWIPLQDTPAVRFTYDARVTVPPELMAVMSAANPTRKNPEGVYEFVMPQAIPSYLMAMGVGNLEFREMGRRTGIYAEPELIEAAAYEFADTEEMMLKVEEMYGPYRWERYDLLVLPPSFPWGGMENPRLTFLTPTVIVGDRSLVSLIAHELAHSWSGNLVTNASWDDIWLNEGFTTYLEGRIMEEVFGSEYEQMLSVLARGKLLKEIKELGVESPDTHLKLNLSGRDPDDGFTDIPYLKGKFFLITIERVVGREKWDAFLKTYFEKYAFKSITTEDFMDYLNANLLSSDKSIADSVNTSAWVYSPGIPGNFPLVRSGELESVNRSASMWSEGGMAADVNTEGWTTHHWLKFLRSLPRENEISRMKDLDNTFGLTKSGNPEILVEWLVISITSKYEPAYTVLENFLLTVGRRKLLKPLYTKMAETPEGLATAQEIYEKAKPMYHHSTKLTIAKILGLEEMQ
- a CDS encoding amidase — encoded protein: MVVLTSTAILILAVISSTFYGTLKDEGRVSSSMIDDAASVIGLEFTRSEKDSMVEDLNDLLDSYESLRALNLPNSLPPAIGFNPVLPGMVSGTESRNFRYNRPDNVKRPQNLEEVAFWTVAELAELIRTRQVTSVELTNMYLERLRKYGPILECVVTLTDELALEQAKKADAEIESGNYKGPLHGIPWGAKDLLATKGIKTTWGGTPYKEQMFDYDAAVVKKLEEAGAVLVAKLTLGALAWGDVWYGGKTRNPWKLEQGSSGSSAGPGAATAAGLVGFSIGSETWGSIISPATRNGTTGLRPTFGMVSRHGAMALSWSMDKLGPMTRSVTDAALVFNAIYGPDGLDLSVVDMPFEYNENIDLSRIRIGYLKKEFEEDREQKDIDNEVIDVLWALGAELVPIEFPDFPVDDISFILSAEAAAAFDELTRSGKDELLVRQKKQAWPNVFRQARLIPAVEYINANRARRLLMQMMDEMLKDIDLYVAPTFGGGSLLATNLTGHPAVVLPNGFREDGTPTSITFTGKLYDEGRLLAVAGAYQKATDHHLKYPALSE